In the Alkaliphilus oremlandii OhILAs genome, one interval contains:
- a CDS encoding regulatory protein RecX has protein sequence MPKITQIQAQNKNKNRRNVFVDGSYEFSCDMEIILKYKLKEGLEIDRTKLLQVIDQSKEEFAFRLALNYLSFKSRTSFEIYTYLLKKEYEEKIIEKVIEKLKYYRYVDDNQYVLNYIKTALAEGKKGKDRVQSDLINKKIPQDMIESHMHLFSCETNLEIAKELSNKYFKQNAHLPFNQFKNKLSQFLMRKGFNWEIINTCLNILEQDSEVQSHIDSNKELYVKEAIKLGNKYFVKYKAKETNPYLVEHKVKSHLYQKGYDKDTINLAFKKIIENS, from the coding sequence ATGCCTAAAATAACACAGATTCAGGCACAGAATAAAAACAAAAATAGAAGAAATGTCTTTGTTGATGGTTCCTATGAGTTTTCATGCGATATGGAAATTATTTTAAAATATAAATTAAAAGAAGGATTAGAAATCGATAGAACTAAATTATTACAGGTGATTGATCAAAGTAAAGAAGAGTTTGCTTTTAGACTTGCTTTAAATTACCTGTCCTTTAAATCACGAACCAGTTTTGAAATTTATACTTATTTATTAAAAAAGGAATACGAAGAAAAGATCATTGAAAAGGTTATAGAAAAATTAAAGTATTATCGATATGTAGATGACAATCAATATGTATTGAATTATATTAAAACAGCCCTTGCCGAAGGGAAAAAAGGAAAAGATCGAGTGCAGTCGGATTTAATCAATAAGAAAATTCCACAGGATATGATTGAGTCTCATATGCATCTCTTTTCCTGTGAGACCAATTTGGAAATAGCAAAAGAATTGAGCAATAAATATTTCAAACAAAATGCCCATCTACCTTTTAACCAATTTAAAAACAAATTATCTCAATTTCTGATGCGAAAGGGTTTTAATTGGGAAATTATCAATACATGTCTCAATATTCTAGAACAGGATTCTGAGGTTCAATCCCATATAGATTCCAATAAGGAACTCTATGTGAAAGAAGCAATCAAATTAGGAAATAAATATTTCGTTAAGTATAAAGCAAAAGAAACAAACCCTTATCTGGTAGAACATAAAGTAAAATCACATTTATACCAAAAAGGATATGATAAAGATACCATCAATTTAGCGTTTAAAAAAATCATAGAAAATAGCTAG
- the spo0A gene encoding sporulation transcription factor Spo0A, whose amino-acid sequence MGNRIKILIVDDNKDFCDILTEYLDRQQDIEIVGVANNGKEAVELIPQKLPDLIILDIIMPHLDGLGVLEKINCMNLTKYPRVIIMSAVGQDKITQRAISLGADYYVIKPFDFEIFIERIRQIINENTVSNSISEVKRQSINSTHTSPNRTSLVTNNRSIEAEITNIIHEIGVPAHIKGYLYLREAITMVIENIELLSAVTKELYPSIAKKFNTTSSRVERAIRHAIEVAWSRGKVDTINTLFGYTVNNDRGKPTNSEFIAMVADKLRLEQQVG is encoded by the coding sequence ATGGGAAATAGAATTAAGATTTTGATAGTTGATGACAATAAAGATTTTTGTGATATTTTAACGGAGTATTTAGATCGACAACAAGACATTGAAATTGTTGGCGTTGCTAATAATGGTAAAGAAGCCGTCGAGTTAATACCTCAAAAATTACCAGATTTAATCATATTAGATATTATTATGCCACATTTAGATGGATTGGGCGTGCTGGAGAAAATTAATTGTATGAATTTAACCAAATATCCTAGGGTTATTATTATGTCAGCAGTAGGACAAGATAAAATTACTCAAAGAGCCATCAGCTTAGGTGCAGATTATTATGTTATCAAACCATTCGACTTTGAAATTTTTATTGAAAGAATTAGGCAGATAATTAATGAAAATACTGTAAGTAACAGTATTTCAGAAGTGAAAAGACAGAGTATTAATTCCACACATACGTCTCCAAACCGTACCTCTTTAGTGACAAATAACCGTAGTATAGAAGCGGAGATAACAAATATTATTCATGAGATTGGAGTCCCAGCTCATATTAAAGGATATTTATATTTAAGAGAAGCGATTACCATGGTAATTGAAAACATAGAGCTATTGAGTGCTGTAACAAAAGAGTTATATCCATCCATTGCTAAGAAATTTAATACCACATCCAGTAGGGTTGAAAGAGCCATTCGACATGCGATTGAAGTAGCGTGGAGCCGAGGCAAAGTAGATACCATTAATACTTTATTTGGATATACAGTTAACAACGACAGAGGAAAGCCAACAAATAGTGAGTTTATTGCAATGGTTGCAGATAAATTAAGATTGGAGCAACAAGTAGGATAG
- the spoIVB gene encoding SpoIVB peptidase: MKIYRKLKTITVISLSIFFIGFFSMGVLGLINKIPTEFNISVGDEIMLQAQFPMKYSIISDNLNKILEVNEPYSQSNEDGSLRLKPITKGSADLQVKILGLIPYRTVKVNVIPKIEVVPGGESIGVKLNTDGALIIGLADIVDERGNSQSIAANSGIKIGDTLIKINDIKVKNAAHISEIIKNSNGNEVTLTLKRNDKEFKANVIPIQSQEDGQYRLGLWVRDKTAGVGTLSFFHMESGKFGALGHAITDVDTGALLSVKNGEIIKSKVVSIEEGKRGKPGEIRGVFYEISNPIGKLEKNTPLGVYGQLFFNSFDNKYKKPMPIAYQHEIKEGPAYILTTLDHNKIEKFDVEITKVNFQTKAEAKSMIIKVTDKNLLDRTGGIIQGMSGSPIIQNDKVVGAITHVLVNDPTKGYGIFIEWMVSEAGINDKNR, from the coding sequence ATGAAAATTTATAGAAAACTTAAAACGATTACAGTTATAAGTTTATCTATTTTTTTTATAGGATTTTTCTCTATGGGAGTTTTGGGGTTAATCAATAAAATACCTACTGAATTTAATATATCAGTAGGGGATGAAATCATGTTGCAGGCACAATTTCCAATGAAGTATTCTATAATCTCGGATAATTTAAATAAGATATTAGAAGTTAATGAACCTTATAGTCAGTCTAATGAAGATGGCTCTCTCCGACTAAAACCTATCACGAAAGGTAGTGCGGATCTTCAGGTAAAAATTTTAGGATTAATACCTTATCGAACTGTAAAAGTAAATGTTATTCCTAAGATTGAAGTTGTTCCAGGAGGAGAATCTATTGGTGTTAAGCTCAATACAGATGGTGCATTGATTATTGGTTTGGCAGATATTGTAGATGAGCGAGGAAATAGTCAAAGTATTGCTGCTAATTCTGGCATAAAAATAGGCGATACATTGATTAAAATTAACGATATTAAAGTGAAAAATGCAGCCCATATCAGTGAAATTATTAAAAATAGCAATGGGAATGAAGTTACTCTAACCTTGAAAAGAAACGATAAGGAATTTAAAGCAAATGTAATTCCCATTCAATCTCAGGAAGATGGACAGTATCGATTGGGACTTTGGGTGCGTGATAAAACGGCAGGTGTCGGTACTTTAAGTTTTTTTCATATGGAGAGCGGCAAGTTTGGAGCATTGGGACATGCTATAACGGATGTAGACACAGGAGCACTCTTATCCGTAAAAAATGGAGAAATTATAAAGTCAAAAGTCGTGTCCATTGAAGAAGGGAAAAGAGGGAAGCCAGGAGAAATTCGAGGTGTTTTTTATGAAATCAGTAATCCCATAGGTAAACTAGAGAAAAATACGCCTTTAGGTGTATATGGTCAATTGTTTTTTAATTCTTTTGATAATAAATATAAAAAACCCATGCCGATTGCCTATCAACACGAAATAAAGGAAGGACCTGCTTATATATTAACGACATTGGATCATAATAAAATAGAAAAATTCGATGTAGAAATTACGAAAGTAAATTTTCAGACTAAAGCAGAGGCGAAGAGTATGATCATCAAAGTTACAGATAAAAATTTATTGGACAGAACTGGTGGTATTATTCAAGGAATGAGCGGTAGTCCAATTATTCAAAACGACAAGGTAGTTGGCGCAATTACCCATGTTTTAGTAAATGATCCGACGAAAGGATATGGGATATTCATAGAGTGGATGGTTTCAGAGGCGGGTATAAATGACAAAAATCGATAA
- the recN gene encoding DNA repair protein RecN, which produces MLLELEIKDFALIDQLNISFKEGLNILSGETGAGKSIIIDAVNMAIGERADRSFIRSGCDKASVQAIFHVKNIEDMNQVLEEYGVNDGEGYDTLIITRDIYANGRSTCRVNGVIVTQSVLKIITQKLIDIHGQHEHQYLLNPSFHMDMLDLYGGKDILDLVSNVSVLYHELQTVQEKLDSICFDEAEKQKRIDLIKFQLDEIGGANLFPEEEEELKKQKKILSNSEKIYQSLSNIHEILYGENSESSVLDRIYSTVNAMSNILPLDEKFMYFNNVLEETQYKLEDISREMRTYIDHIDFDSKILEEVENRLDLINTLKRKYGNTIEEILLYQQKIELELRDFEKNDVAICNLKQEIDVKYNELKKQSLKLSLLRKSIAIDFEQKLTDILQTLNMGKVQFKVSFTNEKEIQTDLKFTSKGIDQLEFIISTNLGEPLKSLSKIASGGEMSRIMLAFKTILADVDNISTLIFDEIDTGISGRTAQIIAERLHNLSEHHQIICITHLPQIAAMADHHYLIEKIEKENKINTIVKKLNDLEQVHELGRLLDGKLTDITLQHAEEMIRQAHLRKGK; this is translated from the coding sequence ATGCTTTTAGAGTTAGAGATTAAAGATTTCGCATTGATAGACCAGTTAAATATAAGTTTTAAAGAAGGATTGAATATTTTGTCAGGAGAGACTGGCGCTGGAAAATCCATCATCATTGATGCTGTCAATATGGCCATCGGAGAGCGAGCAGATCGAAGTTTTATTCGTTCTGGATGCGATAAGGCTTCGGTTCAAGCCATCTTTCATGTTAAAAATATAGAGGATATGAACCAGGTTCTGGAAGAATATGGCGTAAATGATGGGGAAGGATACGATACCCTGATCATAACCAGAGATATCTATGCCAATGGAAGAAGCACATGTAGAGTGAATGGTGTTATTGTAACACAAAGTGTCTTAAAGATAATTACACAGAAACTAATAGATATTCACGGGCAACACGAGCACCAATACCTTTTAAATCCAAGCTTTCATATGGATATGTTGGATTTATATGGTGGAAAAGATATCCTAGATTTAGTTTCAAATGTATCTGTGTTATATCATGAATTACAGACAGTACAAGAGAAATTAGATTCAATTTGCTTTGATGAAGCAGAAAAACAAAAAAGAATAGATTTGATAAAGTTTCAGTTGGACGAAATTGGAGGAGCCAATTTATTTCCAGAAGAAGAGGAAGAACTGAAAAAACAGAAAAAGATTTTATCCAATAGCGAGAAAATTTATCAATCGCTTTCCAATATCCACGAAATCCTTTACGGTGAGAACTCAGAAAGCTCTGTATTAGATAGAATCTATAGCACAGTAAATGCAATGAGTAATATTTTACCCTTAGATGAAAAATTTATGTACTTTAATAATGTTTTAGAAGAAACTCAGTATAAATTAGAAGATATATCCAGAGAGATGAGAACCTATATCGATCACATCGATTTTGATTCCAAGATTCTTGAAGAGGTAGAAAATAGATTGGATTTAATTAATACTTTAAAGCGAAAATATGGGAATACTATAGAAGAGATCCTACTATATCAGCAAAAAATCGAATTAGAATTAAGGGATTTTGAAAAAAATGATGTTGCGATCTGTAACTTAAAGCAAGAAATTGATGTAAAGTATAACGAGTTAAAAAAGCAGTCTTTAAAGTTAAGTTTGCTAAGAAAGAGTATTGCTATCGATTTCGAGCAAAAATTAACAGATATATTACAGACATTAAATATGGGAAAAGTTCAATTTAAAGTTTCCTTTACCAATGAAAAAGAAATACAGACGGATCTCAAATTTACTTCCAAGGGAATAGATCAGTTAGAATTTATAATTTCCACAAATCTGGGTGAACCATTAAAATCGTTATCTAAAATTGCATCTGGCGGAGAGATGTCTCGAATTATGTTAGCGTTTAAAACCATATTGGCGGATGTAGATAATATTTCTACTTTAATATTTGATGAAATTGATACCGGAATCAGCGGACGTACTGCACAAATCATTGCAGAGAGACTCCATAATTTAAGTGAGCATCATCAGATCATCTGTATCACTCATTTGCCTCAAATAGCGGCAATGGCAGATCATCACTACTTAATAGAAAAAATCGAAAAAGAAAATAAAATAAATACCATCGTTAAAAAATTAAATGATTTAGAGCAAGTACATGAACTAGGAAGATTATTGGATGGTAAATTAACGGACATTACACTCCAACATGCTGAAGAAATGATTCGTCAAGCACACTTAAGAAAAGGCAAATAG
- a CDS encoding arginine repressor, producing MKYTRHSKILELIDKNEIETQEELSERLKDMGFTVTQATVSRDIKELRLIKVLTKNGKYKYATLQSQENILSDRVVKIFKNSVVSIDYAGNLIVIKTLTGSAQAAAAAIDAGDMNDVVGTIAGDDTIFIVIRDEKNVPSTIEHFRKLMK from the coding sequence ATGAAATATACAAGGCATAGTAAAATTTTAGAGTTAATAGACAAGAATGAAATAGAGACACAGGAAGAATTATCGGAGAGACTGAAAGATATGGGGTTCACAGTAACACAAGCCACTGTTTCAAGAGATATCAAGGAGTTGAGGTTGATTAAGGTGCTTACAAAGAACGGAAAATATAAGTATGCTACCTTACAGAGTCAAGAAAATATATTATCGGATAGAGTCGTTAAAATTTTTAAAAACTCTGTTGTTTCAATCGATTATGCAGGGAATCTCATTGTGATAAAAACTTTAACTGGTTCAGCGCAGGCGGCGGCAGCTGCCATTGATGCGGGGGATATGAATGATGTGGTTGGTACCATTGCAGGAGATGATACAATTTTTATCGTTATTAGAGATGAGAAAAATGTACCAAGTACCATAGAGCATTTTAGAAAATTGATGAAATAA
- a CDS encoding TlyA family RNA methyltransferase, whose amino-acid sequence MDVKERLDVVLVEKGFFDSREKAKGAIMAGIVFVDNEKIDKPGTKVKKNGNVVVKGNLIPYVSRGGLKLEKAMKEFDLQLRDKVCLDIGASTGGFTDCMLQNGASKVYSIDVGYGQLDWKLRQDSRVVTMERTNIRYVTLEHIGQKADFASIDVSFISLKLVLPVLKELLKEQGEIVALIKPQFEAGRDKVGKKGVVRDMAVHKSVVVDIVSFAADKGLKVVGLTYSPIKGPEGNIEYLLYMKNTEEENLQIHTEYIDEIIEKSHENL is encoded by the coding sequence ATGGACGTAAAAGAGCGATTAGATGTTGTTTTAGTAGAAAAAGGTTTTTTTGATAGCAGAGAAAAAGCAAAAGGTGCAATTATGGCTGGTATTGTTTTTGTAGATAATGAGAAAATAGATAAGCCAGGAACGAAGGTAAAGAAAAATGGCAATGTTGTTGTAAAAGGTAATCTGATTCCTTATGTAAGTCGTGGTGGTCTAAAACTTGAAAAAGCGATGAAAGAATTTGATTTACAATTAAGGGATAAGGTTTGCCTTGATATAGGTGCCTCCACAGGGGGTTTTACAGACTGTATGCTTCAAAATGGCGCCTCTAAGGTATATTCAATCGATGTAGGCTATGGGCAACTCGATTGGAAATTACGGCAAGATTCGAGAGTTGTAACCATGGAAAGAACCAATATTAGATATGTCACTTTGGAGCATATTGGACAAAAAGCTGACTTTGCTTCCATCGATGTTTCTTTTATTTCTTTGAAGCTGGTGCTACCAGTGTTGAAAGAATTATTGAAGGAGCAGGGAGAAATTGTAGCCTTAATTAAGCCTCAATTTGAAGCAGGCAGAGATAAAGTAGGTAAAAAGGGCGTGGTAAGAGATATGGCTGTTCATAAGAGTGTGGTAGTGGACATTGTTTCTTTTGCTGCAGATAAGGGTCTCAAAGTGGTTGGTCTTACGTATTCTCCGATTAAGGGGCCGGAAGGGAATATAGAATACTTATTATATATGAAAAATACGGAGGAAGAAAATTTACAGATCCATACGGAATATATTGATGAGATCATTGAGAAATCCCATGAAAATTTATAG
- the dxs gene encoding 1-deoxy-D-xylulose-5-phosphate synthase — translation MYKYLMEINSIEDFKKLNSNEIKVLAEEIRHFLIESVSKTGGHLASNLGVVELTLALHQAFNSPEDKIIWDVGHQAYVHKILTGRRDQFSTLRQYKGLSGFPKRYESEHDQFDTGHSSTSISAAMGLATARDLNKDKYKVIAVIGDGAMTGGMAFEALNHIGQSQKDIIVILNDNEMSISPNVGGLSNYLNKIRTAPIYSKVKDDVEYLISNIPAIGKSVMKTAEKAKDSIKYFFVPGVLFEELGFTYIGPVDGHNYHSLYDVMNRTKNIKGPVLLHVMTTKGKGYTLAEKHPDKYHGVNSFHIETGEPISCNENLSYSEIAGKTLVECAAEDEKIVAITAAMPSGTGLNNFAKKHPERFFDVGIAEQHAATFAAGLAANGFKPFFAVYSTFFQRAYDQVIHDACIQDLPVTYLIDRAGLVGNDGETHHGSLDISFLSCIPNLTFMAPKDGIELSEMVRFAAKHNGPVAIRYPRGHSNMDSQENFSPLALGKGEITYHSGNDVLILALGTFNKMGLEICKDLEENNIFSTLMNPRFIKPMDEELIVEMVQKHKIIYTIEDNSKIGGFGTLVQVLLNDNQILKPVKVCALPDRFIEHGNVEDLYEELGLTKKQIVDQIKKEFSDL, via the coding sequence ATGTATAAATATTTAATGGAGATTAATTCTATTGAAGATTTTAAGAAATTGAATTCTAATGAGATCAAAGTATTAGCTGAAGAGATTCGACATTTCTTAATTGAGTCCGTTTCTAAAACGGGAGGACATTTAGCCTCTAATCTAGGTGTTGTGGAATTAACTCTGGCTTTACATCAAGCATTCAACAGTCCTGAGGATAAAATCATTTGGGATGTAGGGCATCAAGCCTATGTCCATAAAATATTGACCGGAAGAAGAGATCAGTTTTCTACATTACGCCAATACAAGGGACTAAGTGGATTTCCAAAGAGATATGAAAGTGAGCATGATCAGTTTGATACAGGACATAGTAGTACTTCTATATCAGCTGCCATGGGATTAGCTACTGCTAGAGATTTAAATAAGGATAAATATAAGGTGATTGCAGTTATTGGAGATGGTGCTATGACTGGAGGTATGGCATTTGAAGCACTGAATCACATTGGTCAAAGTCAAAAAGATATTATTGTAATTTTAAATGACAATGAGATGTCCATATCTCCTAATGTAGGTGGGCTTTCCAACTATTTAAATAAAATTAGAACAGCACCGATTTATTCTAAGGTTAAAGACGATGTAGAGTATCTAATCAGCAATATTCCTGCGATCGGTAAAAGTGTTATGAAAACTGCTGAAAAAGCAAAGGATAGCATCAAATATTTTTTTGTACCAGGAGTATTATTTGAAGAACTGGGTTTTACATATATTGGACCCGTAGATGGTCATAATTATCATTCACTGTACGATGTGATGAATCGTACAAAAAATATAAAGGGACCTGTATTATTACATGTAATGACCACAAAAGGCAAAGGTTACACTTTAGCCGAAAAACATCCGGACAAATATCATGGTGTAAATTCATTCCATATTGAGACGGGAGAGCCTATTTCTTGTAATGAAAATCTATCGTATTCAGAAATCGCAGGAAAGACTTTGGTAGAGTGCGCTGCAGAAGATGAAAAAATTGTGGCAATCACTGCAGCAATGCCTTCTGGAACTGGATTGAATAACTTCGCTAAGAAACATCCGGAGAGATTTTTTGATGTCGGTATAGCCGAGCAGCATGCTGCTACATTTGCCGCTGGTTTAGCAGCCAATGGATTCAAACCATTTTTCGCTGTATACTCCACGTTTTTTCAAAGAGCCTACGATCAAGTAATCCATGATGCTTGTATTCAAGACTTACCAGTTACTTATTTAATCGATAGAGCTGGGCTTGTTGGTAATGATGGAGAAACGCACCATGGTTCTCTGGATATATCATTTCTATCCTGCATACCAAACCTCACATTCATGGCCCCTAAAGACGGTATTGAATTAAGTGAGATGGTTAGATTTGCCGCGAAACATAATGGACCGGTAGCGATCCGATATCCTAGAGGACATTCCAATATGGATTCTCAGGAAAATTTTTCTCCACTAGCTTTGGGAAAAGGAGAAATTACTTATCATAGTGGAAATGATGTACTCATACTTGCTCTGGGGACATTCAATAAAATGGGGCTGGAAATCTGTAAAGACTTAGAAGAAAATAATATTTTTTCAACCTTGATGAATCCTAGATTCATTAAACCCATGGATGAGGAATTGATTGTAGAGATGGTACAAAAACATAAAATTATATATACCATTGAGGATAACTCTAAAATAGGTGGTTTTGGTACTTTAGTACAAGTATTACTCAATGACAATCAAATATTGAAACCTGTAAAGGTATGTGCCCTGCCCGATCGATTTATTGAACACGGTAACGTAGAAGACTTATATGAGGAGCTGGGTTTAACGAAAAAGCAGATTGTAGACCAAATTAAGAAAGAATTTAGTGATCTATAA
- a CDS encoding divergent PAP2 family protein, with translation MIFLKQIGKNEIFIVAVFSWFIAQVIKVVNTFIAEGRIDFTRFVGSGGMPSSHASFVMGLSTAVGLKHGWDSTYFAMSIAFSIVIMYDAAGVRRAVGKQAIILNKMIEDIHRRKEKKLTEKRLKELIGHTPVEVFAGAILGIVLANLMI, from the coding sequence GTGATTTTTTTAAAACAAATTGGTAAAAATGAAATTTTTATTGTAGCGGTATTCTCTTGGTTTATTGCTCAAGTAATAAAGGTCGTAAATACTTTTATTGCGGAAGGAAGAATTGACTTCACAAGGTTCGTTGGTTCTGGTGGGATGCCCAGCTCCCATGCATCTTTTGTAATGGGGCTTTCAACTGCTGTAGGGCTAAAACATGGGTGGGATTCTACTTATTTTGCAATGTCTATTGCCTTCTCAATCGTTATTATGTATGATGCAGCTGGTGTAAGACGAGCAGTAGGCAAGCAAGCGATTATTTTAAATAAAATGATTGAGGATATTCATAGAAGAAAAGAAAAGAAACTGACGGAAAAAAGATTAAAAGAATTAATTGGACATACACCAGTTGAAGTTTTTGCTGGTGCCATATTAGGGATTGTGTTAGCGAATTTAATGATATAA
- a CDS encoding polyprenyl synthetase family protein, with the protein MTFREQLQHYIDLTNEHLKDYFNMKEGYNQTLIESMKYSLFAGGKRLRPILSLASYQMFRDDIEEVMPYACGIEMIHTYSLIHDDLPAMDNDDYRRGKLTNHKVYNEGVAILAGDGLLNYSFELMLENAIKQNDIYKHIVAIKEISNSAGVHGMIGGQVVDLESENKIIDKEMLDYIHINKTAALITTSLKVGAIIAGAQEEDIRNMEKVGLNLGLAFQIKDDILDVVGDEAKLGKSIGRDLEKHKSTYPALIGLEASIEKVGALTNNVKQLLHRYSSKAEFLLELCDYLTSRES; encoded by the coding sequence ATGACTTTTAGGGAGCAGCTACAGCACTATATAGACTTAACGAATGAGCATCTAAAGGATTATTTTAATATGAAAGAAGGATATAATCAGACTTTAATAGAGTCCATGAAATATAGTTTGTTCGCTGGCGGTAAAAGATTGAGACCAATTCTTTCTTTGGCATCGTACCAAATGTTTAGAGACGATATTGAAGAAGTGATGCCCTATGCTTGTGGTATCGAAATGATTCATACTTATTCCTTGATTCACGATGATTTGCCGGCTATGGACAATGATGATTATCGAAGAGGAAAATTAACGAATCACAAAGTTTATAATGAAGGCGTTGCTATTTTAGCTGGCGATGGTCTTTTGAATTATTCTTTTGAACTTATGTTAGAGAATGCTATCAAACAAAACGATATATACAAGCATATTGTTGCCATTAAAGAAATTTCAAATAGTGCTGGAGTCCATGGCATGATCGGTGGACAAGTGGTTGATTTAGAGAGTGAGAATAAAATTATTGACAAAGAGATGCTGGACTATATCCACATCAACAAAACAGCAGCATTAATTACCACATCTTTAAAAGTAGGGGCGATAATTGCTGGTGCACAAGAGGAAGATATTAGAAATATGGAGAAAGTCGGCCTAAATTTGGGCTTAGCATTCCAAATTAAAGATGATATACTGGATGTTGTAGGAGATGAAGCGAAGCTAGGAAAGAGTATTGGTAGGGACTTAGAAAAGCATAAATCGACCTACCCTGCATTGATCGGCTTAGAAGCCTCCATTGAAAAAGTAGGGGCATTGACTAATAATGTGAAACAGTTACTTCACCGATATAGCTCTAAAGCAGAATTTTTATTGGAGTTATGTGACTATTTAACGAGTCGGGAGTCTTAG
- a CDS encoding exodeoxyribonuclease VII small subunit, whose translation MESINFEETLKKLEDVVHKLEVEELSLDDSLKIFEEGIGLYRQCSNELNKIEKKISIIIEENEEFKKVPFPHDEEES comes from the coding sequence TTGGAAAGTATTAATTTCGAAGAAACTCTAAAGAAATTAGAAGATGTAGTCCATAAGTTAGAGGTTGAGGAGTTATCCCTAGATGATTCTTTAAAAATATTTGAAGAAGGAATCGGATTATATCGCCAATGTAGCAATGAACTGAATAAAATTGAAAAAAAGATCAGTATCATAATCGAAGAAAATGAAGAATTTAAAAAAGTTCCATTTCCACATGATGAGGAGGAATCGTAA
- the xseA gene encoding exodeoxyribonuclease VII large subunit, which yields MQIKALSVSEVNQYMKRILGSDPILSHIYVKGEISNYRLHSSGHMYFTLKDKNSKISCVMFKGNCEKLKFFPEEGMSLVCKGYVSIYEKDGQVQLYVNDMEPSGIGALHLAFQQLKDRLNKEGLFDTKYKQEIPLIPRRIALITSPTGAAIRDMVSIILRRFPQVELCIFPVLVQGEGAVETIVKAIELCNRYPGIDLAIVGRGGGSIEELWAFNEEKVARAIFNSRVPIISAVGHETDFTISDFVADLRAATPSSAAELAVPNRVELREYIDSMEKRMIHLMKTKLNTSYQKLSFIENSYFFRYPLNPIYDKQQYINDLLQKIKSAINVKKQFNHRHLKYLGERLHSLSPLSIFSRGYSIVRNSEGSIVKSTDHVQVDERLCIDVIDGEINCKVIECKKEEKILGKY from the coding sequence ATGCAAATAAAAGCACTTTCTGTCTCTGAAGTCAATCAATATATGAAACGGATTTTAGGAAGCGATCCCATATTATCTCATATTTATGTGAAAGGTGAAATTTCAAATTACAGACTTCACAGCAGTGGACATATGTATTTCACTTTGAAAGATAAGAACAGTAAAATTAGTTGTGTGATGTTTAAAGGCAATTGTGAAAAACTTAAGTTTTTTCCTGAAGAAGGAATGAGTCTGGTTTGCAAAGGATATGTTTCCATATATGAAAAAGATGGACAAGTTCAGCTCTATGTAAATGATATGGAGCCATCAGGCATTGGAGCACTTCACTTAGCATTTCAACAACTTAAAGATAGATTAAACAAAGAAGGGCTTTTTGATACTAAATATAAACAGGAAATTCCATTGATTCCGCGAAGGATTGCATTGATTACTTCGCCAACCGGTGCTGCCATTAGAGATATGGTTTCTATTATTCTTAGGCGGTTTCCACAGGTTGAACTATGTATTTTTCCAGTTTTAGTTCAAGGAGAGGGAGCGGTTGAAACCATTGTAAAAGCCATCGAACTATGTAATCGATATCCAGGGATTGACTTAGCGATTGTTGGTCGTGGTGGCGGTTCCATAGAAGAATTATGGGCCTTTAATGAAGAGAAAGTAGCGAGAGCCATATTTAATAGTAGGGTTCCTATTATTTCAGCAGTTGGACATGAGACGGACTTTACTATTTCAGATTTTGTTGCAGATCTAAGGGCAGCGACTCCGTCTTCAGCAGCAGAATTAGCTGTACCGAATCGAGTTGAATTGAGAGAGTATATAGATTCTATGGAAAAGAGAATGATTCATTTAATGAAAACAAAACTCAATACTTCCTATCAAAAATTATCCTTTATAGAAAATAGTTACTTTTTTAGATACCCTCTAAATCCAATCTATGATAAACAGCAATATATCAATGATTTACTACAAAAAATAAAAAGTGCTATAAATGTAAAGAAACAATTTAATCATCGTCATTTGAAATATTTAGGAGAACGACTTCACAGCTTAAGTCCACTATCTATTTTTTCGAGAGGGTATTCAATCGTTAGAAACAGCGAAGGTTCAATCGTTAAATCTACGGATCACGTTCAAGTTGATGAAAGACTGTGTATTGATGTGATCGATGGAGAAATTAACTGTAAAGTTATTGAATGTAAGAAGGAGGAGAAGATCCTTGGAAAGTATTAA